From Candidatus Neomarinimicrobiota bacterium, a single genomic window includes:
- a CDS encoding NAD(P)H-dependent glycerol-3-phosphate dehydrogenase, with amino-acid sequence MNISVLGAGSWGMTLAIHLYKNNHNVTVWEFDNAQVELLKKERENKIFLPGIKLPDDLRIENDIKSSISGAEMIIFAVPSQVVRMTAEKVNRAVENWKDIKAVVSVAKGLELETHKTMSTVLAEELNQGSNDLICVLSGPSHAEEVSRDIPTAIVAASTSNSTSELVQETFSSSYLRVYAGDDVEGLEYGGSFKNTIAIAAGIVDGAGFGDNTKAALMTRALVEISRLGVAMGAKEETFRGLAGMGDMIVTCLSRHSRNRHVGEEVGKGKPLEEVLESMSMVAEGVNTTKIIRELSLEYNIEMPISEQVYKVLFENKSPEKAVRDLMTRDLKSELPNS; translated from the coding sequence ATGAATATTTCGGTATTAGGAGCGGGAAGCTGGGGAATGACTCTCGCCATTCATTTATATAAAAATAATCATAATGTAACTGTATGGGAATTTGATAATGCGCAGGTCGAACTCCTCAAAAAAGAAAGAGAAAACAAGATATTTTTACCGGGTATCAAACTACCGGACGATCTGCGGATAGAAAACGATATTAAATCGTCTATTTCCGGAGCGGAAATGATTATTTTTGCGGTCCCTTCACAGGTAGTCCGAATGACTGCGGAAAAAGTCAACAGGGCAGTGGAAAACTGGAAAGATATAAAGGCTGTTGTTTCTGTTGCAAAAGGTTTAGAACTTGAAACACATAAAACGATGAGCACAGTATTAGCCGAGGAACTGAATCAAGGAAGCAATGACCTTATATGCGTATTATCAGGGCCAAGCCATGCCGAAGAGGTTAGCAGAGATATTCCTACGGCGATAGTGGCGGCTTCAACTTCAAACAGCACATCAGAGCTTGTGCAGGAAACATTTTCATCTTCATACCTGAGGGTTTACGCAGGTGATGATGTTGAGGGGTTAGAGTATGGAGGCTCTTTCAAGAATACAATCGCAATTGCAGCGGGAATAGTTGACGGCGCTGGTTTCGGTGATAACACAAAAGCCGCGCTGATGACAAGAGCGCTTGTAGAAATTTCAAGATTAGGTGTTGCTATGGGAGCTAAAGAAGAAACTTTTAGAGGTTTAGCCGGAATGGGCGATATGATAGTTACCTGCTTGAGCCGACATTCGCGGAACAGGCATGTGGGGGAGGAAGTTGGAAAAGGAAAACCGTTGGAGGAAGTATTAGAAAGTATGAGTATGGTGGCAGAAGGTGTCAATACAACAAAGATAATCAGAGAACTTTCGCTTGAATACAATATTGAAATGCCTATATCAGAACAGGTATATAAAGTCCTGTTTGAGAACAAGAGCCCTGAGAAAGCTGTCCGGGATTTAATGACCCGAGATCTTAAATCAGAGCTGCCAAACAGCTGA